The following proteins are co-located in the Gossypium hirsutum isolate 1008001.06 chromosome A02, Gossypium_hirsutum_v2.1, whole genome shotgun sequence genome:
- the LOC107951899 gene encoding DNA-repair protein XRCC1 isoform X1 — translation MSDSKTSQGGGAGKTQTRNLPSWMSSRENESKSHGNKSNDAKGHDKGHASSSNNTNFSKLLEGVVFALSGFVNPERSTLRSQALAMGAEYQPDWNSNCTLLVCAFQNTPKFRQVEADCGTIISKEWILECYAQKKLVDIDPYLMHAGKPWRRSSISHETSQGVLAEKQGSSLTKSYKKVEETQSKTTSGPSKNKASQLAQDRFSPPKVKKWVMDDFNETISWLESQEEKPEPQEIKQVAGEGILTCLQDAIDCLAQKQDVQQITEQWSFIPRVVKELAFLDASNHGSLTKEDLLREAKVCKQIYEDELSRINSGSLKRKRPKTDGGEEGNKGETKAIFASGYDSDETIKMTEEEIELAYKNFNSGTL, via the exons ATGTCTGATTCAAAAACAAGCCAAGGTGGCGGTGCTGGAAAGACCCAGACTCGAAATCTTCCATCATGGATGAGTTCAAGAGAGAATGAAAGTAAATCCCATGGAAACAAGTCCAATGATGCCAAAGGACATGATAAGGGGCATGCTTCTAGTTCTAACAACACCAACTTTTCCAAACTTTTG GAAGGGGTGGTCTTTGCATTGTCAGGATTTGTTAATCCGGAACGTAGTACATTACGTTCCCAGGCTTTGGCAATGGGAGCTGAATATCAGCCTGACTGGAATTCAAATTGCACGCTTTTggtatgtgcttttcaaaatacCCCGAAGTTTCGACAAGTTGAAGCTGATTGTGGAACAATTATATCAAAG GAATGGATATTAGAATGTTATGCACAGAAAAAGCTTGTCGATATTGATCCTTACCTCATGCATGCTGGGAAACCTTGGCGAAGAAGTAGCATTTCTCATGAAACTAGTCAAG GCGTGCTTGCAGAAAAACAAGGATCGTCATTAACAAAATCTTACAAGAAGGTTGAAGAAACACAATCAAAGACAACTTCTGGTCCCTCCAAG AATAAAGCATCTCAGCTTGCTCAGGACAGATTTTCTCCTCCTAAAGTGAAGAAGTGGGTAATGGATGATTTTAATGAAACTATTTCATGGCTGGAGAGTCAAGAGGAAAAG CCAGAACCGCAGGAGATAAAGCAAGTAGCTGGAGAAGGGATCTTAACTTGTTTACAAGATGCCATAGATTGTCTTGCGCAAAAGCAG GATGTGCAGCAAATTACTGAGCAGTGGAGCTTCATCCCTCGTGTGGTCAAGGAGCTTGCCTTCTTAGATGCCAGTAACCATGGCTCACTCACCAAGGAAGATCTTTTGAGAGAGGCCAAGGTATGCAAGCAAATATACGAGGATGAATTAAGCCGGATAAACAGTGGTTCTTTGAAAAGAAAAAGGCCAAAGACTGATGGAGGTGAAGAAGGCAACAAGGGTGAAACCAAAGCCATTTTTGCATCAGGTTATGACAGTGATGAAACAATCAAGATGACGGAGGAAGAAATCGAGCTTgcttataaaaatttcaattctGGAACTTTGTAA
- the LOC107951899 gene encoding DNA-repair protein XRCC1 isoform X2 produces the protein MSDSKTSQGGGAGKTQTRNLPSWMSSRENESKSHGNKSNDAKGHDKGHASSSNNTNFSKLLEGVVFALSGFVNPERSTLRSQALAMGAEYQPDWNSNCTLLVCAFQNTPKFRQVEADCGTIISKEWILECYAQKKLVDIDPYLMHAGKPWRRSSISHETSQEKQGSSLTKSYKKVEETQSKTTSGPSKNKASQLAQDRFSPPKVKKWVMDDFNETISWLESQEEKPEPQEIKQVAGEGILTCLQDAIDCLAQKQDVQQITEQWSFIPRVVKELAFLDASNHGSLTKEDLLREAKVCKQIYEDELSRINSGSLKRKRPKTDGGEEGNKGETKAIFASGYDSDETIKMTEEEIELAYKNFNSGTL, from the exons ATGTCTGATTCAAAAACAAGCCAAGGTGGCGGTGCTGGAAAGACCCAGACTCGAAATCTTCCATCATGGATGAGTTCAAGAGAGAATGAAAGTAAATCCCATGGAAACAAGTCCAATGATGCCAAAGGACATGATAAGGGGCATGCTTCTAGTTCTAACAACACCAACTTTTCCAAACTTTTG GAAGGGGTGGTCTTTGCATTGTCAGGATTTGTTAATCCGGAACGTAGTACATTACGTTCCCAGGCTTTGGCAATGGGAGCTGAATATCAGCCTGACTGGAATTCAAATTGCACGCTTTTggtatgtgcttttcaaaatacCCCGAAGTTTCGACAAGTTGAAGCTGATTGTGGAACAATTATATCAAAG GAATGGATATTAGAATGTTATGCACAGAAAAAGCTTGTCGATATTGATCCTTACCTCATGCATGCTGGGAAACCTTGGCGAAGAAGTAGCATTTCTCATGAAACTAGTCAAG AAAAACAAGGATCGTCATTAACAAAATCTTACAAGAAGGTTGAAGAAACACAATCAAAGACAACTTCTGGTCCCTCCAAG AATAAAGCATCTCAGCTTGCTCAGGACAGATTTTCTCCTCCTAAAGTGAAGAAGTGGGTAATGGATGATTTTAATGAAACTATTTCATGGCTGGAGAGTCAAGAGGAAAAG CCAGAACCGCAGGAGATAAAGCAAGTAGCTGGAGAAGGGATCTTAACTTGTTTACAAGATGCCATAGATTGTCTTGCGCAAAAGCAG GATGTGCAGCAAATTACTGAGCAGTGGAGCTTCATCCCTCGTGTGGTCAAGGAGCTTGCCTTCTTAGATGCCAGTAACCATGGCTCACTCACCAAGGAAGATCTTTTGAGAGAGGCCAAGGTATGCAAGCAAATATACGAGGATGAATTAAGCCGGATAAACAGTGGTTCTTTGAAAAGAAAAAGGCCAAAGACTGATGGAGGTGAAGAAGGCAACAAGGGTGAAACCAAAGCCATTTTTGCATCAGGTTATGACAGTGATGAAACAATCAAGATGACGGAGGAAGAAATCGAGCTTgcttataaaaatttcaattctGGAACTTTGTAA